One stretch of Nitrospiria bacterium DNA includes these proteins:
- a CDS encoding DsrE family protein has translation MPTYSKKKLGFLLSTPPKHPNLETVIRLTETALAANYQVYLYLIDQGTLAMDHPRLNALSEQGLKLFVCAYGAEHHHVSLTGKATPCGLVVLSDLIKGCDQFISFN, from the coding sequence GTGCCAACCTATAGCAAAAAGAAACTCGGGTTTCTTCTATCCACACCTCCCAAGCATCCCAACCTTGAAACCGTCATTCGCCTGACCGAAACCGCCTTGGCCGCCAACTATCAGGTTTATTTATATCTGATCGACCAAGGAACCCTCGCAATGGATCATCCCCGTTTGAATGCGTTATCCGAGCAAGGGCTGAAATTATTTGTTTGCGCTTATGGAGCGGAGCACCACCATGTTTCGCTGACCGGGAAAGCCACCCCGTGCGGATTGGTCGTTCTCTCCGACCTGATCAAAGGCTGTGACCAATTCATTTCGTTTAACTGA